The DNA window AGGATCTTGACCGCACTTGTCCGGCCAATCCCGAAGATGGCTGTCAGCCCGATTTCTACGCGTTTGTCATTGGGTAAATCAACCCCGGCAATACGTGCCATGCGCTACCTCCACTTATGCTCGCATGTTCCAGCTTCTTGTATGTTAAATAATTCCGTCATTTCAGCCCTGTCTCTGCTTGTGTTTAGGATCTTTGCAGATGACCATGACGCGCCCGCGGCGCTT is part of the Fastidiosipila sp. genome and encodes:
- the rpmJ gene encoding 50S ribosomal protein L36, giving the protein MKVRPSVKPICEKCRVIKRRGRVMVICKDPKHKQRQG